A window of the Natronomonas salina genome harbors these coding sequences:
- a CDS encoding MBL fold metallo-hydrolase has product MHVERLPVEVPTRAPTGKTACYVVGGDDALLVDPAATDERVEARLDDVAHVAVTHHHPDHVGRVAEYARQADATVWCRYGREDAFAAATDAEPDRTFREGTVVETGDGPVTVRDTPGHAPEHVAFETGEGLVSGDLAVAAGSVVVGAPEGDMRAYVTSLRRVRGLAPERLYPGHGPVVEDVRETCERLIDHRLDRERRVLHAVESGSETVDAILAAAYDKDLAGVEDLARATVRAHLEKLDHEGRVRWDGDSAAPA; this is encoded by the coding sequence ATGCACGTCGAGCGCCTCCCCGTCGAGGTTCCCACCCGGGCCCCCACGGGGAAGACCGCCTGCTACGTCGTCGGGGGCGACGACGCCCTCCTGGTCGACCCGGCGGCGACCGACGAGCGCGTCGAGGCCCGCCTCGACGACGTCGCCCACGTCGCCGTCACGCACCACCACCCAGACCACGTCGGCAGGGTCGCGGAGTACGCCCGCCAGGCCGACGCCACGGTCTGGTGTCGGTACGGCCGCGAGGACGCCTTCGCCGCCGCGACCGACGCCGAACCCGACCGGACGTTCCGGGAGGGGACCGTCGTCGAGACCGGCGACGGCCCGGTCACCGTCCGGGACACGCCCGGCCACGCGCCCGAACACGTCGCCTTCGAGACCGGCGAGGGGCTCGTCTCCGGTGACCTCGCCGTCGCCGCGGGCAGCGTCGTCGTGGGTGCACCGGAGGGGGACATGCGCGCGTACGTCACCTCCCTCCGCCGGGTCCGCGGGCTGGCCCCCGAGCGGCTCTATCCCGGTCACGGCCCCGTCGTCGAGGACGTCCGCGAGACCTGCGAGCGCCTCATCGACCACCGCCTCGACCGCGAACGTCGCGTCCTCCACGCCGTCGAGTCGGGCAGCGAGACCGTCGACGCGATCCTCGCTGCCGCCTACGACAAGGACCTCGCCGGCGTCGAGGACCTCGCCCGCGCGACGGTCCGCGCCCACCTCGAGAAACTCGACCACGAGGGTCGGGTCCGCTGGGACGGCGACAGCGCCGCGCCGGCGTGA
- a CDS encoding UbiA family prenyltransferase, whose amino-acid sequence MGIARHGSGIRADAGALVSQVHPVFMLPPLAASAFGAVLAGRVDPTLLVLHLVAAFAGLYTAHVKDGYVDFYGRGEDDDHPLTADGCRLALAGASALFFACLAAIGLLVDVWAALLTLPGWIIGYLHAPQLDLNAVGATAGYPAGIAFALLGGHYVQATALGADVVAFALVFFVVLCGIKVVDDATDYEYDRSIGKRTVAVVLGPDAARRFAYGLMAAGMAVVLVLAAVGVFPPASVAAPLVFGVVAAFAWRAGEDAGLATKLLIRGSYLFLAVLVAAVWIG is encoded by the coding sequence ATGGGGATCGCACGCCACGGTTCGGGGATCCGGGCGGACGCGGGTGCACTGGTCTCGCAGGTCCACCCGGTGTTCATGCTGCCGCCGCTGGCCGCGTCGGCCTTCGGGGCGGTGCTGGCCGGCCGGGTCGACCCGACGCTGCTCGTCCTCCACCTCGTCGCCGCCTTCGCCGGCCTCTACACCGCCCACGTCAAGGACGGCTACGTCGACTTCTACGGCCGCGGCGAGGACGACGACCACCCGCTGACCGCCGACGGCTGCCGGCTGGCCCTCGCCGGCGCGAGTGCGCTCTTCTTCGCCTGCCTCGCCGCCATCGGCCTCCTGGTCGACGTCTGGGCCGCGCTGCTCACGCTCCCGGGGTGGATCATCGGCTACCTCCACGCCCCGCAACTGGACCTCAACGCCGTCGGCGCCACGGCCGGCTACCCGGCGGGCATCGCCTTCGCGCTGCTCGGCGGCCACTACGTCCAGGCAACCGCCCTCGGGGCCGACGTCGTCGCCTTCGCCCTCGTCTTCTTCGTCGTCCTCTGCGGCATCAAGGTCGTCGACGACGCGACCGACTACGAGTACGACCGCTCGATCGGCAAGCGGACCGTCGCCGTCGTCCTCGGCCCGGACGCGGCCCGCCGGTTCGCCTACGGGCTGATGGCCGCCGGGATGGCCGTCGTCCTCGTCCTCGCGGCCGTCGGCGTGTTCCCGCCGGCCAGCGTCGCCGCGCCGCTGGTCTTCGGCGTCGTCGCCGCCTTCGCGTGGCGCGCCGGCGAGGACGCCGGGCTCGCGACGAAGCTCCTCATCCGCGGGTCGTACCTCTTCCTCGCGGTACTCGTGGCCGCAGTGTGGATCGGGTGA
- the thsA gene encoding thermosome subunit alpha translates to MSQQMRQRRGQPLFILNEDSERTRGKDAQSSNITAGKAVSESVRTTLGPRGMDKMLVSDSGDVVITNDGATILQEMDIEHPAAQMIVEVAETQEEEVGDGTTTASVLAGQLLAQAEDLLDDDVHPTTIVEGYQEASRLALEAVEDVTLTDELDDDVLASVAESSMTGKGTGDIDAASLAETIVAAIRQVQTDDGVDRDAITLRTQTGAGASATELVQGVISEEEPLHDDMPRSVEDATIAVLDLDLEVREAEIDAEYDISSVDQLNQALEAEEGELRGYAETVADAGVDVAFVTGDVDDLVASYLAKEGVLAFDSVDDDEARSIARATGARTVGTLNDLEDADLGAADSVSVQRFGSDELAFIEGGAAAETVTVFARGGTEHVADELERALMDALDVVTASLDAGGVVPGAGATEIAIADHIRSSVASVQGRKQLAIEAFADAVDVLPRTLAENSGMDPIDALVDLRSTHDAEGRAGLIAEGQSGDVGDPVEHGILDPAAVKREAVESATEAATMIARIDDVISAK, encoded by the coding sequence ATGTCACAGCAGATGCGCCAGCGGCGCGGACAGCCGCTTTTCATTCTCAACGAGGACTCCGAGCGGACCCGCGGGAAGGACGCCCAGTCGTCGAACATCACCGCGGGCAAGGCCGTCAGCGAGTCCGTACGGACGACGCTCGGCCCCCGCGGCATGGACAAGATGCTCGTCTCCGACTCCGGCGACGTCGTCATCACGAACGACGGCGCGACCATCCTCCAGGAGATGGACATCGAGCACCCGGCGGCCCAGATGATCGTCGAGGTCGCCGAGACCCAGGAGGAGGAGGTCGGCGACGGCACGACGACCGCCTCCGTCCTCGCCGGGCAGCTCCTCGCGCAGGCCGAGGACCTGCTCGACGACGACGTCCACCCGACGACCATCGTCGAGGGGTACCAGGAGGCCTCCCGGCTGGCGCTCGAGGCCGTCGAGGACGTCACGCTCACCGACGAACTCGACGACGACGTGCTCGCGTCGGTCGCCGAGTCCTCGATGACCGGCAAGGGCACCGGCGACATCGACGCCGCCTCCCTCGCCGAGACCATCGTCGCGGCCATCCGGCAGGTCCAGACCGACGACGGCGTCGACCGCGACGCCATCACCCTCCGCACGCAGACCGGCGCGGGTGCCTCCGCGACCGAGCTGGTCCAGGGCGTCATCAGCGAGGAGGAGCCCCTCCACGACGACATGCCCCGCAGCGTCGAGGACGCGACCATCGCCGTCCTCGACCTGGACCTGGAGGTCCGCGAGGCCGAGATCGACGCCGAGTACGACATCTCCAGCGTCGACCAGCTCAACCAGGCCCTCGAGGCCGAGGAGGGCGAACTCCGCGGCTACGCCGAGACCGTCGCCGACGCCGGCGTCGACGTCGCCTTCGTCACCGGTGACGTCGACGACCTCGTCGCCTCCTACCTCGCGAAGGAGGGCGTCCTCGCGTTCGACTCCGTCGACGACGACGAGGCCCGCTCGATCGCGCGCGCGACCGGCGCTCGCACCGTCGGCACCCTGAACGACCTCGAGGACGCCGACCTCGGCGCCGCCGACAGCGTCAGCGTCCAGCGGTTCGGCTCCGACGAGCTCGCCTTCATCGAGGGCGGCGCCGCCGCCGAGACGGTCACCGTGTTCGCGCGCGGCGGCACCGAGCACGTCGCCGACGAGCTCGAGCGCGCCCTGATGGACGCCCTCGACGTCGTCACCGCGTCCCTCGACGCCGGCGGCGTCGTCCCCGGCGCCGGCGCGACCGAGATCGCCATCGCCGACCACATCCGCTCGAGCGTCGCCAGCGTCCAGGGCCGCAAGCAGCTCGCCATCGAGGCCTTCGCCGACGCCGTCGACGTCCTGCCCCGGACGCTCGCGGAGAACTCCGGCATGGACCCCATCGACGCGCTCGTCGACCTCCGCTCGACCCACGACGCCGAGGGTCGAGCCGGCCTCATCGCCGAGGGCCAGTCCGGCGACGTCGGCGACCCCGTCGAGCACGGCATCCTCGACCCCGCCGCCGTCAAGCGGGAGGCCGTCGAGTCCGCCACCGAGGCGGCGACGATGATCGCCCGCATCGACGACGTCATCTCCGCGAAGTAA
- a CDS encoding DUF7344 domain-containing protein gives MNGNGGDHADDVFEALSDVQRRKLLVDLLEHNPQTVETISEASREVGGMSEGLKEEYLASDAEISGADKSHVRLYHVHLPMLVEYGFVEWDRESNTVVKGARFDAIRPVLELLEENHETLPAGWL, from the coding sequence ATGAACGGGAACGGGGGAGACCACGCAGACGACGTCTTCGAGGCGTTGTCGGACGTCCAGCGGCGGAAGCTGCTGGTGGACCTGCTGGAGCACAATCCGCAGACGGTCGAGACGATCTCGGAGGCGTCGAGGGAGGTGGGCGGGATGAGCGAGGGACTCAAGGAAGAGTACCTGGCCAGCGACGCCGAGATCAGTGGGGCGGACAAGAGCCACGTTCGACTCTACCACGTCCACCTCCCGATGCTCGTCGAGTACGGCTTCGTCGAGTGGGATCGCGAGTCGAACACCGTGGTGAAGGGCGCCCGGTTCGACGCGATCCGGCCGGTGCTGGAACTGCTCGAGGAGAACCACGAAACCCTCCCGGCGGGCTGGCTGTAG
- a CDS encoding HalOD1 output domain-containing protein, whose product MTNSSSPTLAVLEAVADADDTDPLDLPPLYDAVDTDALEALFEPLPHGGTRTGRIEFTYHGYDVSVACAADGSVTVEAHHRSARTRSGQAEAQLSFD is encoded by the coding sequence GTGACGAACAGCTCCTCTCCGACCCTGGCCGTCCTCGAAGCCGTCGCAGACGCCGACGATACGGACCCGCTGGACCTCCCGCCGCTGTACGACGCCGTGGACACGGACGCGCTCGAGGCGCTCTTCGAGCCGCTGCCCCACGGCGGCACCCGCACCGGACGGATCGAGTTCACCTACCACGGCTACGACGTCAGCGTGGCCTGCGCGGCCGACGGGTCGGTGACCGTCGAGGCGCACCACCGCTCCGCCAGGACACGGTCAGGACAGGCTGAAGCCCAGCTCAGCTTCGACTGA
- a CDS encoding SDR family NAD(P)-dependent oxidoreductase, whose translation MGRLDDETVIVTGASRGLGAAMARRFAAEGANTVLTARSEDDLREVADAADGETLLVPADVTDEPAVEALIEATVDGYGELTGLVNNAAVGMLSLHDELREVRNVDVDDWRLVMEVNVTGSFLCAKHAVPELNEGNVINISSGLGRRGSAGWGPYVASKWALEGFSRTLAEELAPDVNVNCLDPGGRVETGFWDHLDDEERDSILDPDVMNEAAVLLLEQDPDGVTGESTTASDWEDRLG comes from the coding sequence ATGGGACGACTCGACGACGAGACCGTCATCGTCACGGGCGCGAGCCGCGGCCTCGGCGCGGCGATGGCCCGCCGGTTCGCCGCGGAGGGCGCGAACACGGTACTGACCGCCAGGAGCGAGGACGACCTCCGGGAGGTCGCCGACGCGGCCGACGGAGAGACGCTCCTCGTCCCGGCGGACGTCACCGACGAACCCGCCGTGGAGGCGCTCATCGAGGCGACCGTCGACGGGTACGGCGAGCTTACGGGCCTCGTGAACAACGCCGCGGTCGGGATGCTGAGCCTCCACGACGAGCTCCGGGAGGTCCGGAACGTCGACGTCGACGACTGGCGGCTCGTCATGGAGGTGAACGTCACCGGGAGCTTCCTCTGTGCGAAGCACGCCGTCCCCGAACTGAACGAGGGGAACGTGATCAACATCTCCTCCGGCCTCGGCCGGCGGGGCTCGGCGGGCTGGGGCCCCTACGTCGCCTCGAAGTGGGCCCTCGAGGGGTTCTCCCGGACGCTCGCCGAGGAGCTCGCCCCCGACGTCAACGTCAACTGCCTGGACCCCGGCGGCCGCGTCGAGACCGGCTTCTGGGACCACCTCGACGACGAGGAGCGCGACTCCATCCTCGACCCGGACGTGATGAACGAGGCCGCCGTGCTGCTGCTGGAGCAGGACCCCGACGGCGTCACCGGCGAATCAACGACGGCGAGCGACTGGGAGGACCGGCTCGGGTAG
- a CDS encoding glycosyltransferase family 2 protein translates to MDVSVVVPTLNDRDELRGCLDALSAEAPFELVVVNGPSTDGTSGMVRDHEGVDVLVEVDDRNVSVARNAGLDRARGEAVAFVNPTMAVEDGWLDAVVTTLADADAVTGPTHEQLRAGVATDSVETRTIRGRAVTYFNGGNAAFTREVVEAIDGFDEYLEVGGARDAAHRLAGLDYGVAWNAEMCVAREAATDGGRKERDWRDRYRSLAYRLAKNYGAHPTVAFRTARHGVADATSALRDVVDGEAKPTSWFGNGRDVLVGGVLGYKDGLRARLSDRTPRRNPNGWSARTDRAVAVYDRR, encoded by the coding sequence ATGGACGTGTCGGTGGTGGTGCCAACGCTGAACGACCGCGACGAGCTCCGCGGCTGTCTCGACGCGTTGAGCGCCGAGGCCCCCTTCGAGCTCGTCGTCGTCAACGGGCCCTCCACCGACGGGACGAGCGGGATGGTCCGCGACCACGAGGGCGTCGACGTCCTCGTCGAGGTCGACGACCGGAACGTCAGCGTCGCGCGGAACGCCGGCCTCGACCGGGCCCGCGGCGAGGCCGTCGCCTTCGTCAACCCCACGATGGCCGTCGAGGACGGCTGGCTCGACGCCGTCGTGACGACCCTCGCCGACGCAGACGCCGTCACGGGCCCGACCCACGAGCAGCTCCGGGCCGGCGTCGCCACCGACAGCGTCGAGACCCGGACCATCCGCGGGCGGGCGGTCACCTACTTCAACGGCGGCAACGCCGCGTTCACCCGGGAGGTCGTCGAGGCCATCGACGGCTTCGACGAGTACCTCGAGGTCGGCGGCGCCCGCGACGCCGCCCACCGGCTGGCCGGCCTCGACTATGGCGTCGCCTGGAACGCCGAGATGTGCGTCGCCCGCGAGGCTGCCACCGACGGCGGCCGCAAGGAGCGCGACTGGCGGGACCGCTACCGCTCGCTGGCCTACCGGCTGGCGAAGAACTACGGCGCCCACCCGACGGTCGCCTTCCGGACGGCCCGCCACGGCGTCGCGGACGCCACCTCAGCGCTCCGAGACGTCGTCGACGGCGAGGCGAAGCCGACGAGCTGGTTCGGCAACGGCCGCGACGTGCTCGTCGGCGGCGTCCTCGGGTATAAAGACGGCCTCCGGGCGCGGCTCTCCGACCGGACTCCGCGGCGGAACCCCAACGGCTGGTCGGCCCGCACCGACCGCGCCGTCGCGGTGTACGACCGCCGATGA
- a CDS encoding MarR family transcriptional regulator — MSTTTEERSRQAESPLSDPEFRETLRELPPSAKLVAKVLEDASPLSQGQLAEESLLPDRTVRYALNRLEDEDLVDSRYSFHDARKQVYYLVE, encoded by the coding sequence ATGAGCACGACCACGGAGGAACGCTCACGCCAGGCCGAATCGCCGCTGTCTGACCCCGAGTTCCGCGAGACGCTGCGCGAACTCCCCCCGAGCGCGAAGCTCGTCGCGAAGGTGCTGGAGGACGCCTCCCCGCTCTCGCAGGGCCAGCTCGCCGAGGAGTCGCTGCTCCCCGATCGGACCGTCCGCTACGCGCTCAACCGCCTCGAGGACGAGGACCTCGTCGACTCCCGCTACTCCTTCCACGACGCCCGCAAGCAGGTCTACTACCTCGTCGAGTAA
- a CDS encoding redox-regulated ATPase YchF, translated as MLSVALAGKPNAGKSTFYKAATLADVDVGNYPFTTIDANRGVSQVRTRCPCLDREERCGNENCHGGKRYVPVELLDVAGLVPGAHEGKGLGNQFLDALSNADVILNVVDASGGTNAEGEPVEVGSYDPVEDVHFVEEEMDLWLAGIVADNWETIERQSRSPEFDFDEALTDTLTGVGATEYDMMAVLREMEYSDDPMAWDDADREELARRLRERTKPIVVVANKADVAPEGNVERLEEVAGHVIPCTAEGELALRQAVEAGVVDYDPGDDDFEITGDLSDAQAEGLERIRDVMQQWGGTGVQQSLNEAVYDLLDRITVYPVQNETRWTDGQGNVLPDAFLLERDATPKDLAYAVHSDIGEGYLHAVDARASRRVGEDHELDEGDVVKIVSTAN; from the coding sequence ATGCTCTCGGTCGCCCTCGCCGGCAAGCCCAACGCCGGCAAGTCGACGTTCTACAAGGCCGCCACGCTGGCGGACGTCGACGTCGGCAACTACCCGTTCACCACCATCGACGCCAACCGGGGGGTCAGCCAGGTCCGGACCCGCTGTCCCTGCCTCGACCGCGAGGAGCGCTGCGGCAACGAGAACTGCCACGGCGGCAAGCGCTACGTCCCGGTCGAACTGCTCGACGTCGCGGGGCTGGTCCCCGGCGCCCACGAGGGGAAGGGCCTCGGCAACCAGTTCCTGGACGCCCTGTCGAACGCCGACGTCATCCTGAACGTCGTCGACGCCTCCGGCGGCACGAACGCCGAGGGGGAGCCGGTCGAGGTCGGCAGCTACGACCCCGTCGAGGACGTTCACTTCGTCGAGGAGGAGATGGACCTCTGGCTGGCCGGGATCGTCGCCGACAACTGGGAGACCATCGAGCGGCAGTCTCGCTCGCCGGAGTTCGACTTCGACGAGGCGCTGACCGACACCCTCACCGGCGTCGGCGCGACCGAGTACGACATGATGGCCGTCCTCCGGGAGATGGAGTACTCCGACGACCCGATGGCCTGGGACGACGCGGACCGCGAGGAGCTGGCCCGGCGGCTCCGCGAGCGGACCAAGCCCATCGTCGTGGTCGCCAACAAGGCGGACGTGGCCCCGGAGGGCAACGTCGAGCGCCTGGAGGAGGTCGCCGGCCACGTGATCCCCTGCACCGCGGAGGGCGAACTCGCGCTCCGGCAGGCCGTCGAGGCCGGCGTCGTGGACTACGACCCCGGCGACGACGACTTCGAGATCACCGGCGACCTCTCGGACGCGCAGGCGGAGGGCCTCGAGCGCATCCGCGACGTCATGCAGCAGTGGGGCGGCACCGGCGTCCAGCAGTCGCTGAACGAGGCGGTCTACGACCTGCTCGACCGCATCACCGTCTACCCGGTGCAGAACGAGACCCGGTGGACCGACGGCCAGGGGAACGTCCTCCCGGACGCCTTCCTCCTGGAGCGCGACGCGACCCCGAAGGACCTCGCCTACGCGGTCCACTCCGACATCGGCGAGGGGTACCTCCACGCGGTCGACGCCCGCGCGAGCCGCCGCGTCGGCGAGGACCACGAACTCGACGAGGGCGACGTCGTCAAGATCGTCTCGACGGCGAACTAG
- a CDS encoding class I SAM-dependent methyltransferase codes for MKGQEWYQEDDIAEAYDDKRFSQGGRVIDRREKRAVIDALEPLEGKRVLEVACGTGRFTVMLADRGADVVGMDISEAMLEQGRRKAHAAGVEDSLDFMQGDAGRLPFPDDHFDAVFAMRFFHLAPDPEAYIREMRRVSKEQIFFDTFKRYSFRSIYNWALPMGSRLYSDREVRELVVGADLELVDAAHDFVVPFGFYRAVPGWVARPFRSLDETVGRTPLGDNLASVSYWDVRVPE; via the coding sequence GTGAAGGGTCAGGAGTGGTACCAGGAGGACGACATCGCGGAGGCGTACGACGACAAGCGCTTCTCGCAGGGCGGCCGCGTCATCGACCGCCGGGAGAAACGGGCGGTCATCGACGCCCTCGAGCCGCTGGAGGGCAAGCGCGTCCTCGAGGTCGCCTGCGGGACCGGTCGGTTCACCGTCATGCTCGCCGACCGCGGCGCCGACGTCGTCGGGATGGACATCTCCGAGGCGATGCTCGAGCAGGGCCGCCGGAAGGCCCACGCGGCGGGCGTCGAGGACTCCCTCGATTTCATGCAGGGCGACGCCGGCCGGCTCCCCTTCCCGGACGACCACTTCGACGCCGTCTTCGCGATGCGGTTCTTCCACCTGGCGCCCGACCCGGAGGCCTACATCCGCGAGATGCGCCGCGTCTCGAAGGAACAGATCTTCTTCGACACGTTCAAGCGCTACTCGTTCCGGTCGATCTACAACTGGGCGCTGCCGATGGGCTCGCGGCTCTACTCCGACCGGGAGGTCCGCGAACTCGTCGTCGGCGCCGACCTCGAACTCGTCGACGCCGCCCACGACTTCGTCGTCCCCTTCGGCTTCTACCGGGCGGTGCCCGGCTGGGTCGCCCGCCCGTTCCGGTCGCTCGACGAGACGGTCGGTCGGACGCCGCTCGGTGACAACCTCGCGTCGGTCTCCTACTGGGACGTCCGCGTCCCCGAGTAG